The following are encoded in a window of Oncorhynchus mykiss isolate Arlee chromosome 31, USDA_OmykA_1.1, whole genome shotgun sequence genomic DNA:
- the LOC110504853 gene encoding T-cell leukemia homeobox protein 3-like produces MERALSSPSPLLKVVQHEPISFGIDQILSSSADSESGRTSSGDGYLLGSPTGGSAASYTALSISLSGMVPQLEDHGLYGVKRSLGSRGVIRVPAHRPLTFEGPPHVGSAVPGYGGLCFPLVGYRFAKDRLSALVPFTVTRRIGHPYQNRTPPKRKKPRTSFSRVQICELEKRFHRQKYLASAERATLAKSLKMTDAQVKTWFQNRRTKWRRQTAEEREAERQQANRLILQLQADALHKSFNESAGFDPLCSHNSSLYALQKLQPWAEERE; encoded by the exons ATGGAGCGCGCACTCAGCTCCCCGAGCCCTCTTCTCAAAGTGGTCCAGCACGAGCCCATCAGCTTCGGCATCGACCAGATACTTAGTAGCAGTGCTGACTCAGAGAGCGGCCGGACCAGCAGTGGAGACGGTTACCTTTTGGGGAGCCCGACCGGGGGGAGCGCAGCGTCCTACACCGCGCTGTCCATCTCCCTCTCGGGTATGGTACCACAGTTAGAGGATCATGGTTTGTACGGAGTGAAGCGCAGCCTGGGCAGCAGAGGAGTGATCCGGGTGCCCGCTCACAGACCGTTGACGTTCGAGGGACCGCCGCATGTGGGGAGCGCTGTGCCCGGGTATGGAGGCCTGTGTTTCCCGTTGGTCGGTTATAGGTTCGCCAAGGACAGGTTATCAG CTCTCGTGCCATTCACGGTGACCCGGCGGATAGGTCACCCATACCAGAACCGCACACCGCCCAAACGGAAAAAGCCTCGGACATCCTTCTCCCGTGTGCAGATTTGTGAGTTGGAGAAGCGCTTCCACCGGCAGAAGTACCTCGCGAGCGCGGAGCGGGCCACCCTCGCCAAGAGCCTGAAGATGACAGACGCGCAGGTCAAGACCTGGTTCCAGAACCGCAGGACCAAGTGGAG gagacagacagcagaggagCGGGAGGCTGAGCGTCAACAGGCCAATCGGCTGATCCTACAGCTGCAGGCCGACGCCCTCCACAAGTCCTTTAACGAATCAGCAGGCTTCGACCCGCTGTGCTCACATAACTCCTCCTTGTATGCCCTGCAGAAACTCCAGCCCTGGGCcgaggagagggagtag